The following is a genomic window from Fusobacterium sp. DD2.
TCCAATCAAAATGATATTTTTAGGAGTTATCTCCCTTCTCATATTTTCATCTTCTATCATTTTTCTTCTATCTCTGTTACGTAGAGATATAGCAACATTTTTCTTAGCCTCATCCTGAGATACAATGTATTTATCTAATTCTTCTACAATTTTTTTAGGTGTTAAATGTTTATTTATCTCCATAATTTTCTCCTTCTTGAATCTATTCATTCAAAACTATTATTTTCTTCTCTCTATTTTTCTCTACATATATTATACCATTATAAGATAATTTAAATTATTCATCAAACAATAGCATATTTTACATCAAAAATCAATATTTTACTACCCTATATAATAACACAAAAAAGGGATTCTTCATACAGAATCCCTTCTAAAATTATCTATCTACTTTACAAACTACCTGAACCTTTTTGAATCTGGCTCCTATTTTAAAAATAATTGCAAATAAAATACTTGGGAAAACCCATGCAAGTCCATAATCTTCTAAAGGAAGAACTGCATATATAGCTTCCATTGCAGCTATAATTTCAGCTACAAGATCACTATTTTGAAGTACTCCTATACTTGGAGCAAATCCCACTGTCATTTCAATAAATCCAACTATTCCTGCACCTATTACTCCACCAATAAACACTGCTCTTTCTTCTATATGCTTTCTAAAGAAGTTTAAGAAGATAAGCACAATAGCTATTGGATATAGGAATGTAAGAATTGGAGCTGCTATCTTAACAATACTGTCTACACCAAAAGTAGCAAAGGCAAAGCTCACTGCCACATTTACAATTACAACTTTTTTATAGCTTACTTTAAGCATGTTCTTGAAATAATCTCCGACTGTTGCTGTAAGTCCAATTGCTGTAGTCAGACATGCTCCAGCTACACAGATACCAAGAATTGCATTTCCTTTTACTCCTAAAAGCTGTCTTACTATTGCATTTAGAAGCTGTGTAGTTCCATGATTTTCAAGTACTCCTGTCGCAGTAGCACCAATATATAATATTCCACAATACACTATTGCAAGTCCACATACTGCTATTCCACTTGCCTTTAATAAAAATGTAAACTGTTCTTTTCTACTAAGTTTGTTTTTTGAATTGATACTCTTTAAAATGATACTTGCAAATATTATTGCAGCTAAAGTATCCATAGTCTGATATCCGCTGTAAAATCCAAATCTGAAATTGTTAACTGTATTTAGATCTGCTATCTCTCCCATTGGAGTCATAACTCCCTTACAGATT
Proteins encoded in this region:
- the brnQ gene encoding branched-chain amino acid transport system II carrier protein, with amino-acid sequence MYKTKDVVLTGFALFAMLFGAGNLIFPPSVGYAVGDSWKLAALGFCITGIGFPLMGIIASGFAGTKLDHFSDKVSPMFSKIFNTVLILAIGPCLAIPRTGATAFEIMVTPHVVADNHWIKYLFLIIYFGFVLLFCLKESSVIERIGKILTPILLIVLAIIICKGVMTPMGEIADLNTVNNFRFGFYSGYQTMDTLAAIIFASIILKSINSKNKLSRKEQFTFLLKASGIAVCGLAIVYCGILYIGATATGVLENHGTTQLLNAIVRQLLGVKGNAILGICVAGACLTTAIGLTATVGDYFKNMLKVSYKKVVIVNVAVSFAFATFGVDSIVKIAAPILTFLYPIAIVLIFLNFFRKHIEERAVFIGGVIGAGIVGFIEMTVGFAPSIGVLQNSDLVAEIIAAMEAIYAVLPLEDYGLAWVFPSILFAIIFKIGARFKKVQVVCKVDR